The Pseudomonadota bacterium genomic interval GGAACCGGACTGGGGTTAAGCATCTCGCAACGACTGATCAACGCACTTGGCGGAGAGATTACGGTTACCTCAACTATCGGAGCTGGATCGCAGTTCAATTTTTGGATCTCCTCTAGCATCGATCAAGCTGAAGCTCTAATTAGAGCGTTGCCAGAGGAGCACCCTGAGGTACATGCAACTAAACTACCACAAAAGTTCTCTGGCCGGGTTCTCTTTGCAGACGATGCCCTGGATAACCGCAGGCTCGTTCATCACCTCCTAGAGAAAGCTGGTGTAGATCCAACCCTCGTAGAGGATGGAGAGCAGGCGATAGAGAGCGCTCTTGCGCAACCCTTCGACCTAATCCTGCTCGACGTACAGATGCCTAAAGTGGATGGCCTGAGCGCAGCACGCGCTATTCGCCAAGCCGGTATTAAGACCCCAATTGTCGCCCTCTCTGCTGGCGCTATGACGAGTGATGTTCTTAAAGCGATCGATGCTGGTTGTGTAATGCACCTCAGTAAGCCCTTCAGCAAGAGCTCCTTCCTGGAGATGCTAAATAGATTTCTAAACTCCCCCGTTCCAGTCGAACCATTAGGTGTTCCAATTATAAGTAGCCGCATCTCCTCCGATCCGGACATGCTTGAAATAATCCTTGAATTTGTCGAACACCTCAGCCCCTGTATTGAGGAGCTATCAAAGACAGTAGAGCTGGGGGATCGTAAAAAAACGGGTGTCTTAGCTCATAGATTACGTGGAAGTGCTGGACTGTACGGATATAAAGAGCTGGCAGCGGCGTGCGCTCGTCTTGAAGAGTTTTCGAAGGATTCAACAGCTCAGAATATAGAACCATTTCTTGAGGAGATCTGCTCTATCGTAAAACGTATTGAAGCGGGCCGCCTAACTACTCCTTTTCTGTTCGATCAGCTTGGAGCCTTGTCGGCCTTGCCATAAAAGGCCCAGCTCCTATGACGCTCTCAAACGGGACTGACATCCGTTCCTCCCCACCATCTCCATGAGACACGCTTAGCAAGTGGTATGCATAGCGCAACCAGTAGCACGGATCCGAGATCATCGAGTAGATAGTGCCAGCCGAGGTAGATCGTGCTGTTAAAGATTAAGAGAGTAAAGATCCAACTTAACCAAGAAAGCAGGGGGTGAATATGTCTCAAATAAATGCTGCCCATGATCGCCACAGCTACATGCAAACTCGGAAACCCAGAGATCATAAAGACCCCCTCCTGACTCCCTGGATTTTCACTGAGTAGGTCACGCATCCTCCACAGGCTTTCCTGCAACCCGGAGATCTCTCCTCCCTGCATAAACCTAAACAGTTCAGGATATATGTACACTGGGCCAAGGGTAGGAACGGCATAAATCCAGATAATCCCAACTAGGAACAATAGCACAAATCCGCACAGATACTCCTGTGCCAAGCGCCTTGGAGCTACCGCAATAAAGGTAAAGGCGGTCAGGGACATGTAGGGATAGTACCAAAAATAATGCTTAGAGATCTGATCAAGAGCACTCGCGCCCCAGAGCTTAAACAGCACCTCAGAGCACACCATCCCGCCACATAAGTAACGATCTGAGGCTATAAATAGATCGTCATATAATCGTGCGTTTACGTGCGGAACCAAGTTCTTGAGCAGTGCAAATTCGACAAACATAAGGAGCACCGCGTGGAAGAAGCGAATATCTTGAAATATCTGGCCAAGCGTAAAGCGCTCAAGGGTCTTTAACCAGAACGGTCTCCATGCGACCGCTCTAAACTTCCAATTAACTCGACGAACCTCCCCTATAAGCTTCAGAAAAATAGCGGCGAGCAGAACGAGTGCATATAAATCGAGACAGGTAAGAAACTGCTTTAGATAAAACAGAAGGGGCCCGCTCGTAGCCCCAGCCCCAGGCTGCCCCGGCATCAAGAGATCAAAATATCTGTAAAGCGCACATGTAAGCGCCCCAAAGAGCACCAATACATACTCAACCGGCATCAGAATTTTTAAGAGCTTTACCATCGCACTGAGTATATCGGCTGATAGTGGGATCTGGCGAAAGGGGTACTTTTGAGTTCGCTTCGGGTGTTAACGGTATGATTAGTTAGCTATTTTGATATAGAAAAACGTTTCGAGGTCAAAAAACATAGTAACTACTTAATATTACTGGATTTATTAGCTAAATAACTCTATTAATCCGAGACCTCTCTTAAAAACTATTTTGAGTTGATCCAATTAGTTCTATATACTAGAAGGATTAGTGAACAGTGTTTCAGCTCTCTTCGTAGGCTGCCTTCAATGAGGGTATCGTACGAAGTGAGACGTTTCGCAAGTAAAGGTGCGAAAGGTTTTTTCTTAGGTTTGCATGTCCGTAAGGAAGTGCATTTTTTGTGTGATTAGACTGACCTCCTGAGATTTTTCAGAAGATAACTCTCAGTAGAGATCTCTGGAGGTCAGTCTTTTTCTCATATCAGGTTTAATTTTTTTAGCTTTTTTTTCTAAGGTTTCTTTGCAAACGTCTTCACTTCACCCATTTTAATTCAGCCCGTTTCTTCCATCCCCCACATTCACATTATTTCCTTACTACCTAATATCTAGAGTAGCGTAAGCACTATCGCCGCAACCAATAGCCGATAGTACGCAAAGGGTCGCAGGCTCCAGCGACTAACGATGCTGATAAACACCTTAATTGCGATCAGCGCCGTTACAAAAGAGATTACAAATCCGATCGCAACTAGCTCAAGATCTTTTGTAGTGAAGATCAGCAACGCTTTCGATAGATCATAAAGAGCTGCCGCAGAGAGCACCGGGACAGCGGCAAGAAATGAGAACTCCGCGGCTGCAGCTCTTGAAAGCCCGCCCAACATGCCCCCAATAATAGTTGATGCTGAGCGTGACATGCCGGGCCATAAGGCCAAGCACTGCACGCAGCCGATTAGAAAACTCTGTCGACAGGTAAGTTGATCTATCTCTATCTGCCCCTCTACTTTACCATTTCGATCAACTATCAGGATCAGCAGCGCTCCAACAGCAAAAGCTATCGCTACGGGAAACGGCGCAAAGAGGTGCTCCTTAATCTGGCCTCTAAA includes:
- a CDS encoding undecaprenyl-diphosphate phosphatase, whose amino-acid sequence is MSDVVIAIILGVVEGLTEYLPISSTGHLILFGEALHFTGEKAKTFDVVIQLGAILSVLVLYRHRFVALFKGLRQGVCKPRTALNPGMAGLQGILKLALVSAPALSVGFIFRGQIKEHLFAPFPVAIAFAVGALLILIVDRNGKVEGQIEIDQLTCRQSFLIGCVQCLALWPGMSRSASTIIGGMLGGLSRAAAAEFSFLAAVPVLSAAALYDLSKALLIFTTKDLELVAIGFVISFVTALIAIKVFISIVSRWSLRPFAYYRLLVAAIVLTLL
- a CDS encoding phosphatase PAP2 family protein, which translates into the protein MVKLLKILMPVEYVLVLFGALTCALYRYFDLLMPGQPGAGATSGPLLFYLKQFLTCLDLYALVLLAAIFLKLIGEVRRVNWKFRAVAWRPFWLKTLERFTLGQIFQDIRFFHAVLLMFVEFALLKNLVPHVNARLYDDLFIASDRYLCGGMVCSEVLFKLWGASALDQISKHYFWYYPYMSLTAFTFIAVAPRRLAQEYLCGFVLLFLVGIIWIYAVPTLGPVYIYPELFRFMQGGEISGLQESLWRMRDLLSENPGSQEGVFMISGFPSLHVAVAIMGSIYLRHIHPLLSWLSWIFTLLIFNSTIYLGWHYLLDDLGSVLLVALCIPLAKRVSWRWWGGTDVSPV